The Penaeus chinensis breed Huanghai No. 1 chromosome 29, ASM1920278v2, whole genome shotgun sequence genome window below encodes:
- the LOC125040460 gene encoding uncharacterized protein LOC125040460 yields MPGHWSNDRKLEVGVGCDNEIRMPGHWSNDRKLEVGVGCDNEIRMPGHWSNDRKLEVGGCDNEIRMPGHWSNDRKLEVGVGCDNEIRMPGHWSNDRKLEVGVGCDNEIRMPGHWSNDRKLEVGVGCDNEIRMPGHWSNDRNHASGSNTLRRSLAEEKEEFRINFVGADFQ; encoded by the exons ATGCCAGGACATTGGTCGAATGACAGGAAGTTGGAAGTTGGTGTaggttgtgataatgaaataagaatgcCAGGACATTGGTCGAATGACAGGAAGTTGGAAGTTGGTGTaggttgtgataatgaaataagaatgcCAGGACATTGGTCGAATGACAGGAAGTTGGAAGTtggtggttgtgataatgaaataagaatgcCAGGACATTGGTCGAATGACAGGAAGTTGGAAGTTGGTGTaggttgtgataatgaaataagaatgcCAGGACATTGGTCGAATGACAGGAAGTTGGAAGTTGGTGTaggttgtgataatgaaataagaatgcCAGGACATTGGTCGAATGACAGGAAGTTGGAAGTTGGTGTaggttgtgataatgaaataagaatgcCAGGACATTGGTCGAATGACAGGAA tcatgCGTCTGGCAgcaacactctcagacggagcctggcagaggaaaaggaagagtttcGTATTAATTTTGTCGGAGCTGATTTCCAGTGA
- the LOC125040715 gene encoding putative inhibitor of apoptosis, producing MSSTLQHDGLPVGAEKQDKKPDERGERRFHRQSALMYESVRRQTFINWPLTFLDPDKLAAVGFFYLRTEDHVQCAFCRGIVGFWDPSDDPLTEHKKHFPNCPFVAGVATGNVPKDGSDDQTGKAFKLLDDYYNYRVANTRPQSSTNYQTDSLCIPETNKVAFPALNTIQSRCQTFARWPKGIGVSIDALAEAGFFSTGLADWVQCFHCGGGLHSWRQEDDPWTEHSRFYPYCPFVRMQRGEDTVIHCWKENPAPSVPPRPIALTPEESDLLLHHPIAKRAIEMGLSPASMKGALKLRLEKLGMMCRTVTEAMELVFDYEEEQRRNNAEKNSSYDGIPIAETRDSTPTEHMTVEVQNPFFPMDSSAIPFSIEQNPEYLKLLSEVEQLRRDVLMEEKRLMCRQCHGQRVAVVFQPCSHLHLCAECARPVDTCPSCGTVVRGTLRPIIG from the exons ATGTCTTCCACCCTGCAGCACGACGGCCTCCCCGTGGGTGccgaaaaacaagacaaaa AGCCCGACGAGCGCGGAGAGCGACGCTTCCACCGCCAGTCGGCCCTCATGTACGAGTCCGTCCGACGCCAAACCTTCATCAACTGGCCCTTGACCTTCCTGGATCCGGATAAGCTGGCTGCGGTGGGATTCTTCTACCTGCGGACGGAGGACCACGTGCAGTGCGCCTTCTGCCGAGGCATCGTCGGCTTCTGGGATCCCTCCGACGACCCTCTGACGGAACACAAGAAGCATTTCCCCAACTGCCCCTTCGTCGCGGGGGTCGCCACGGGGAACGTGCCGAAGGACGGGTCGGACGACCAGACGGGGAAGGCCTTCAAACTCCTCGACGATTACTACAACTACCGAGTGGCCAACACTCGCCCTCAAAGCTCGACGAATTATCAGACAG ACTCGTTGTGCATCCCCGAGACCAACAAGGTGGCCTTCCCTGCCCTCAACACAATCCAGAGCCGCTGCCAGACGTTCGCGCGCTGGCCCAAGGGCATCGGCGTGAGCATCGACGCCCTTGCGGAGGCGGGCTTCTTCTCGACGGGCCTGGCGGACTGGGTCCAGTGCTTCCACTGCGGCGGGGGACTCCACTCGTGGCGCCAGGAGGACGATCCCTGGACGGAACACTCCCGCTTCTACCCCTACTGCCCCTTCGTCAGGATGCAGCGTGGGGAGGACACCGTGATCCACTGCTGGAAGGAGAACCCGGCGCCGAGCGTTCCCCCGCGGCCCATCGCCCTCACGCCAGAGGAAAGCGACCTCCTGCTCCACCATCCCATCGCTAAG AGGGCGATCGAGATGGGTCTCTCGCCGGCGTCGATGAAGGGCGCCCTGAAGCTCCGTCTGGAGAAATTGGGCATGATGTGTCGGACGGTGACGGAGGCGATGGAACTGGTCTTCGATTACGAGGAGGAACAGCGTCGAAACAACGCCGAAAAGAACAGCAGTTACGACGGCATTCCCATCGCGGAG ACTAGAGACAGCACACCAACAGAACATATGACA gTTGAAGTCCAAAATCCTTTTTTTCCGATGGACTCCAGCGCTATCCCATTCAGCATCGAGCAAAACCCGGAATACTTGAAGTTACTTTCAGAGG TGGAGCAGCTTCGTCGAGATGTCCTGATGGAGGAGAAGCGTCTGATGTGCCGGCAGTGCCATGGCCAGCGCGTGGCAGTGGTGTTCCAGCCTTGCTCTCACCTCCACCTGTGTGCCGAGTGTGCCAGGCCGGTGGACACCTGCCCTTCGTGTGGCACCGTCGTCAGGGGGACGTTGAGACCCATCATCGGCTAG